In Lemur catta isolate mLemCat1 chromosome 1, mLemCat1.pri, whole genome shotgun sequence, one DNA window encodes the following:
- the S100B gene encoding protein S100-B, producing the protein MSELEKAVVALIEVFHQYSGREGDKHKLKKSELKELINNELSHFLEEIKEQEVVDKVMETLDNDGDGECDFQEFMAFVAMVTTACHEFFEHE; encoded by the exons ATGTCTGAGCTGGAGAAGGCAGTGGTGGCTCTCATCGAGGTTTTCCATCAGTATtcggggagggagggggacaaGCACAAGCTGAAGAAGTCGGAGCTGAAGGAGCTCATCAACAACGAGCTCTCTCATTTCCTAGAG GAAATCAAAGAGCAGGAGGTTGTGGACAAAGTCATGGAAACACTGGACAATGATGGAGACGGTGAATGTGACTTCCAGGAGTTTATGGCTTTCGTTGCCATGGTTACAACCGCCTGCCACGAGTTCTTTGAACACGAGTGA